A genomic region of Roseateles amylovorans contains the following coding sequences:
- a CDS encoding phosphodiester glycosidase family protein, which yields MLATLLLAGCAHRLAERAPDRPISSPDGLSAIAAGDDTPHWRRVADEPGLLYERDDRRAGQVLHWLRLDLHDSRLTLSLTAPDERGRPLDGFDGATEALAVVNASFFDRSFTPRGWTVSAGQAWAPVLSAATSPMMACDPQPRCVIALQARDAPPAGTWTAVAGTPWLIRDGQPRRAEDDLGCSFCAATHPRTALGLDADGRYLTLVLAEGRRGEVAGLRLAELAALMAARGVHQAFNLDGGGSSSLLIEGHATMGRPFNEPALRRLANALIIRRLKDIAP from the coding sequence TTGCTGGCGACGCTGCTGTTGGCCGGCTGCGCGCATCGCCTGGCCGAGCGGGCGCCGGATCGCCCCATCTCCTCGCCCGACGGCCTGTCCGCCATCGCCGCGGGCGACGACACGCCGCACTGGCGCCGCGTTGCCGATGAGCCGGGTCTGCTGTATGAGCGCGATGACCGACGTGCGGGTCAGGTCTTGCATTGGCTGCGGCTGGATCTGCACGATTCCCGATTGACCCTGAGCCTCACCGCGCCGGATGAACGCGGTCGACCGCTGGATGGCTTCGACGGCGCAACCGAGGCCTTGGCGGTGGTCAACGCTTCCTTCTTCGACCGGTCGTTCACGCCGCGCGGCTGGACGGTGTCGGCCGGTCAAGCCTGGGCGCCGGTGCTGTCGGCTGCCACCAGTCCGATGATGGCGTGCGACCCGCAACCCCGCTGCGTCATCGCCCTACAGGCCCGGGACGCGCCGCCCGCAGGGACCTGGACGGCGGTGGCCGGTACACCCTGGCTGATCCGCGACGGACAGCCCCGGCGGGCCGAGGACGACCTCGGTTGCTCGTTCTGCGCCGCCACCCATCCGCGCACCGCGCTCGGGCTGGATGCCGACGGACGCTATCTGACGCTGGTGCTGGCCGAGGGCCGCCGCGGCGAGGTGGCCGGGCTGCGCCTGGCCGAACTCGCGGCCTTGATGGCCGCCCGCGGCGTGCATCAGGCCTTCAACCTGGACGGCGGCGGCAGCAGCAGCCTGTTGATCGAAGGCCATGCGACGATGGGCCGCCCCTTCAACGAACCCGCGCTGCGCCGGCTGGCCAATGCGCTGATCATCCGACGGTTGAAAGACATCGCGCCATGA
- a CDS encoding MFS transporter produces the protein MQAAPSPSSSSKSPPSPHPASASQDAGSAAATRDRAEAGSRSAWGWVPPLYFAQGLPYVVVMTLSVILYKNLEVSNTDIALYTSWLYLPWVIKPLWSPLVELMGTKRLWIVVLQFVVGASLAMVALTLPMDRFFQLSLAVFWLMAFASASHDIAADGFYLLALEQHQQAAFVGVRSTFYRLANIGGQGGLVWLAGELRERGDSWVTAWQGVMAVLAGIFLLLAAYHAWRLPTPAIDRPAAPGERHWKTFFTIFADFFRKPEIAVIIGFLLLYRFPEAQLLKLATPFLLDPVSAGGLGLTNKEVGLAYGTVGLTALTLGGLLGGWIISRVGLKQALWPLVLAMHLPNVVFLAMAWAHPGSLAVICGALAIEQFGYGLGFTAYLMVMILVADGPHKTAHYALCTGFMALGMMLPGMWSGWLQDQLGYLHFFGWVLIATVPSLVMTALIRVPEGFGRKAPAA, from the coding sequence ATGCAAGCCGCGCCTTCGCCCTCCTCGTCGTCCAAGTCCCCGCCCTCGCCTCACCCGGCGTCCGCCAGCCAGGACGCCGGCTCCGCCGCAGCAACGCGCGACAGGGCCGAGGCCGGGTCCCGCAGTGCCTGGGGCTGGGTGCCGCCGCTGTACTTCGCCCAGGGCCTGCCCTATGTGGTGGTGATGACGCTCTCGGTCATCCTGTACAAGAACCTCGAGGTCTCCAACACCGACATCGCGCTCTACACCAGTTGGCTGTATCTGCCCTGGGTCATCAAGCCGCTGTGGTCGCCGCTGGTGGAGTTGATGGGCACCAAGCGGCTGTGGATCGTGGTGCTGCAGTTCGTGGTGGGGGCGTCGCTGGCGATGGTGGCCCTGACGTTGCCAATGGACCGCTTCTTCCAGCTCTCGCTGGCGGTGTTCTGGCTGATGGCCTTCGCCTCCGCCTCGCACGACATCGCCGCGGACGGCTTCTATCTGCTGGCCCTGGAGCAGCATCAGCAGGCCGCGTTCGTGGGCGTGCGCTCGACCTTCTACCGACTGGCCAACATCGGCGGCCAGGGCGGCCTGGTGTGGCTGGCCGGCGAGCTGCGCGAGCGCGGGGACAGCTGGGTCACCGCCTGGCAAGGGGTGATGGCGGTGCTGGCGGGGATCTTTCTGCTGCTGGCGGCCTACCACGCGTGGCGACTGCCCACGCCCGCCATCGACCGACCGGCGGCGCCCGGTGAGCGCCACTGGAAGACCTTCTTCACCATCTTTGCGGACTTCTTCCGCAAGCCCGAGATCGCCGTGATCATCGGCTTCCTGCTGCTGTACCGCTTCCCCGAAGCGCAACTGCTCAAGCTGGCCACGCCGTTCCTGCTCGACCCGGTGAGCGCCGGCGGCCTGGGATTGACCAACAAGGAGGTCGGGCTGGCCTACGGCACCGTGGGCCTGACCGCGCTGACCTTGGGCGGTCTGCTGGGCGGCTGGATCATTTCCCGCGTCGGCTTGAAGCAGGCGCTGTGGCCGCTGGTGCTGGCCATGCACCTGCCCAATGTGGTGTTCCTGGCCATGGCCTGGGCCCATCCGGGAAGCCTGGCGGTGATCTGCGGCGCGCTGGCGATCGAGCAGTTCGGCTACGGCCTGGGCTTCACCGCCTATCTGATGGTGATGATCCTGGTCGCCGACGGTCCCCACAAGACCGCCCATTACGCCCTGTGCACCGGTTTCATGGCGCTGGGCATGATGCTGCCGGGCATGTGGAGCGGCTGGCTCCAGGATCAGCTGGGCTATCTGCACTTCTTCGGCTGGGTGCTGATCGCCACGGTGCCGTCGCTGGTCATGACCGCGCTGATCCGGGTGCCGGAGGGCTTTGGTCGCAAGGCGCCGGCGGCATGA
- a CDS encoding N-acetylmuramic acid 6-phosphate etherase encodes MLNILNTETPSLQHPDLDLYDSARLMQALVEDQLAAIDAVRAAAPALAAAVDAALPRIAAGGRLLYAGAGTSGRLGVLDSVELGPTFSWPRERAVAVMAGGDGAMFVAVEGAEDDETQGGLDLTAQHPGPNDVLLALAASGHTPYVLGALAAAHAAGSLTLGLANNPGAAVLTACDHPILLDTGAEIISGSTRLKAGTAQKIALNSFSSALMVRLNKVYGNLMVDMKATNAKLVRRAVALTRRAAGVDEARAVAALSQCDFSVKTAIVMLLKQLPAADATQLLTQHQGSVRRALAAH; translated from the coding sequence ATGCTCAACATCCTCAACACCGAAACCCCCAGCCTGCAGCATCCGGACCTGGACCTGTACGACAGTGCGCGGCTGATGCAGGCGCTGGTGGAGGACCAGTTGGCGGCAATCGACGCGGTCCGCGCGGCCGCGCCGGCGCTGGCGGCCGCAGTGGATGCGGCATTGCCGCGGATCGCTGCCGGCGGGCGGCTGCTGTATGCCGGTGCGGGCACCTCGGGCCGGCTCGGTGTGCTGGACAGCGTGGAGCTGGGACCGACCTTCTCCTGGCCCCGCGAACGCGCGGTGGCGGTGATGGCCGGTGGCGACGGCGCGATGTTCGTGGCCGTGGAAGGCGCGGAAGATGACGAGACCCAGGGCGGCCTCGACCTCACGGCGCAGCACCCGGGACCGAACGATGTGCTGCTCGCGCTCGCGGCCTCGGGCCACACGCCCTATGTCCTCGGTGCCTTGGCGGCGGCGCATGCGGCGGGCAGTCTCACACTCGGACTGGCCAACAATCCGGGCGCTGCCGTCCTGACCGCCTGCGACCATCCCATCCTGCTCGACACCGGCGCCGAGATCATCTCCGGCAGCACCCGGCTGAAGGCCGGCACCGCCCAGAAGATCGCGCTGAACAGCTTCTCCAGCGCGCTGATGGTGCGGCTGAACAAGGTCTACGGCAACCTGATGGTGGACATGAAGGCCACCAATGCCAAGCTGGTTCGGCGCGCCGTGGCGCTGACCCGTCGCGCCGCAGGTGTGGATGAGGCGCGCGCCGTGGCGGCCTTGTCGCAATGCGATTTCAGTGTGAAGACGGCCATCGTGATGCTGCTCAAGCAACTTCCGGCGGCCGACGCCACGCAGTTGCTTACCCAACACCAGGGCAGCGTGCGACGCGCGCTGGCGGCTCACTGA
- a CDS encoding acyltransferase family protein: MTTRVPPSGRDAGAAAAGRLVSLDAFRGFTIAAMLLVNNPGDWSALFAPLAHAAWHGWTFTDWIFPFFVFSSGISMSFSLARRAQAADRPAMLRHLWRRGVLIIGVGLLLNLFPFFQFETVRIPGVLQRLGLLTVLAAPIALWCGWRAQLVWAVALMGLYTALQTLVPVPDAAGVWHRGSLAPGEDVGAWLDRQLLGGHLWAHSKTWDPEGLLGTLPALAGQIAGLLAGRWLALRGRDPAEKAMGFMVVGLACLWAAQVLDAWSLPINKSLWTPAFVLMSTGWGSLVFGVFYWLLDASPLPRLRAAMARRAQPLVVFGMNALFLFTLSGVLARLLGLVKMADGRTLKAWLFAPLAALPVDPRLASLLFAVGFVAVMYLIAWLMFRRGWFVKL; the protein is encoded by the coding sequence ATGACGACGCGGGTGCCGCCTTCCGGACGTGACGCAGGCGCGGCGGCCGCCGGGCGGCTGGTGTCGCTGGATGCATTCCGGGGCTTCACCATCGCGGCGATGCTGCTGGTCAACAACCCGGGCGACTGGTCGGCACTCTTCGCGCCCCTGGCCCATGCCGCCTGGCATGGCTGGACCTTCACCGACTGGATCTTTCCGTTCTTCGTCTTCAGCAGCGGCATCTCGATGAGCTTCAGCCTGGCGCGACGCGCGCAGGCGGCCGATCGGCCCGCCATGCTGCGGCATCTGTGGCGCCGCGGGGTGCTGATCATCGGCGTCGGCCTGCTGCTGAATCTTTTCCCCTTCTTCCAGTTCGAGACCGTCCGCATCCCCGGGGTGCTGCAGCGTCTGGGCTTGCTCACCGTCCTGGCGGCGCCGATCGCGTTGTGGTGTGGATGGCGGGCCCAACTGGTCTGGGCGGTGGCGCTGATGGGGCTCTACACCGCGCTGCAGACGCTCGTGCCGGTGCCCGATGCGGCGGGAGTGTGGCATCGCGGGTCGCTGGCGCCGGGTGAGGATGTGGGCGCCTGGCTGGACCGGCAACTGCTCGGCGGCCATCTGTGGGCCCACAGCAAGACCTGGGATCCCGAAGGCCTGCTGGGGACCCTGCCCGCGCTGGCCGGGCAGATCGCCGGTCTGCTGGCGGGGCGATGGCTGGCGCTGCGGGGGCGCGATCCGGCGGAAAAGGCGATGGGCTTCATGGTCGTCGGACTGGCCTGCCTGTGGGCGGCGCAGGTGCTGGACGCCTGGTCCCTGCCGATCAACAAGAGCCTGTGGACACCGGCCTTCGTGCTGATGAGCACCGGCTGGGGCAGCCTGGTGTTTGGCGTCTTCTACTGGCTGCTGGATGCCTCGCCGCTGCCGCGCCTGCGGGCGGCGATGGCGCGTCGGGCGCAGCCGTTGGTGGTCTTCGGCATGAATGCGCTGTTCCTGTTCACGCTGTCCGGCGTGCTGGCGCGGCTGCTGGGTCTGGTGAAGATGGCCGACGGCCGCACGCTCAAGGCCTGGCTGTTTGCGCCGCTGGCCGCGCTGCCGGTCGATCCGCGGTTGGCCTCGCTGCTGTTTGCGGTCGGCTTTGTGGCGGTGATGTACCTGATCGCCTGGCTGATGTTTCGGCGAGGCTGGTTCGTCAAATTGTGA
- a CDS encoding glycoside hydrolase family 10 protein yields the protein MQRRLLMTAALAAPLGLGLPGCSSWREVAPSPAVLVPGSNGALDLPPPPPREFRAAWVATVANIDWPSRKGLSDAQQIAEIRALLDSAQALRLNAIVLQVRTSADALYRSTLEPWSEYLTGVQGQAPGYDPLAVWLTEAHARGLELHAWINPYRARQSGAKSAAAANHLSRTRPDWVKRYGDQLWIDPGEPEAAQHTLAICRDLLSRYAIDGLHIDDYFYPYPVPDPALRSQELDFPDDPSWQRYLAQGGTLDRANWRRDNVDRLVERLYALVREVRPTARLGISPFGLPRPDLRPAGIAGFSQFDKLYANVERWMAMGWLDYLAPQLYWPRAQAPQAFEPLMRAWQGLNPQQRHLWPGLFTSKAGNESDGWPADEIPAQIELTRVAPGTGGHLHFSMVALQQNRRGLADRLREGVYAQPALPPETPWLSAPSCGAVHLLRATDGSIKLTTQDGAAPRGYALWQRTVHRGEAAWRFEAVPPHGLWTPVQPGDRLVVSALNTLQQEGPRAVFVM from the coding sequence ATGCAACGACGACTGCTGATGACCGCGGCACTGGCCGCACCGCTGGGCCTGGGTCTGCCGGGCTGTTCCTCCTGGCGCGAGGTGGCCCCGTCGCCTGCGGTCTTGGTGCCGGGAAGCAACGGCGCGCTGGACCTTCCGCCGCCCCCGCCGCGCGAGTTCCGCGCGGCCTGGGTGGCCACCGTCGCCAACATCGACTGGCCCAGCCGCAAGGGCTTGAGCGATGCGCAGCAGATCGCCGAGATCCGTGCCTTGCTGGACAGCGCCCAGGCGCTGCGACTCAATGCGATCGTTCTGCAGGTGCGCACCAGTGCGGATGCGCTGTACCGGTCCACGCTGGAACCCTGGAGCGAATACCTCACCGGGGTACAGGGCCAGGCGCCCGGCTACGACCCGCTGGCGGTCTGGCTGACGGAAGCGCACGCGCGCGGACTGGAGCTGCATGCCTGGATCAATCCGTACCGGGCGCGACAGAGCGGCGCCAAGTCGGCCGCTGCGGCCAACCACCTCAGCCGCACCCGCCCGGACTGGGTCAAGCGCTATGGCGACCAGCTCTGGATCGATCCTGGCGAGCCGGAGGCGGCGCAGCACACCCTGGCGATCTGCCGCGACCTGCTGAGCCGGTATGCGATCGACGGGCTGCACATCGACGATTACTTCTATCCCTATCCGGTGCCGGATCCGGCGCTTCGCTCGCAGGAGCTGGACTTCCCCGACGATCCCAGCTGGCAGCGTTACCTGGCGCAGGGCGGCACGCTGGATCGCGCCAACTGGCGGCGGGACAACGTCGATCGGCTGGTCGAGCGGCTGTATGCGCTGGTGCGGGAGGTCCGACCGACGGCTCGACTGGGCATCAGTCCCTTCGGCCTGCCGCGGCCGGACCTGCGCCCGGCGGGCATCGCCGGCTTCTCGCAGTTCGACAAGCTGTATGCGAACGTCGAGCGCTGGATGGCCATGGGCTGGCTGGACTACCTGGCGCCGCAGCTGTACTGGCCGCGCGCCCAGGCGCCGCAGGCGTTCGAGCCGCTGATGCGGGCGTGGCAGGGGCTCAATCCGCAGCAGCGCCACCTCTGGCCCGGGTTGTTCACCAGCAAGGCGGGCAATGAGTCCGATGGCTGGCCCGCGGACGAGATCCCGGCGCAGATCGAGCTGACCCGGGTGGCCCCGGGGACCGGCGGCCATCTGCACTTCAGCATGGTGGCGCTGCAGCAGAACCGTCGCGGACTGGCCGACCGCTTGCGTGAAGGCGTCTATGCGCAGCCTGCGCTGCCGCCGGAGACGCCCTGGCTGAGCGCGCCGTCCTGCGGTGCGGTGCATCTGCTGCGGGCGACGGATGGCAGCATCAAGCTCACGACCCAGGATGGCGCAGCGCCGCGCGGCTATGCCCTGTGGCAGCGCACCGTGCACCGCGGCGAGGCGGCCTGGCGATTTGAGGCGGTGCCGCCCCACGGCCTGTGGACCCCGGTTCAGCCCGGCGACCGGCTGGTGGTGTCCGCCCTCAACACGCTGCAGCAGGAAGGGCCGCGCGCGGTGTTTGTGATGTGA